A genomic stretch from Telmatocola sphagniphila includes:
- the rplJ gene encoding 50S ribosomal protein L10, which yields MSKLVKKMELDALTKTFTGVKDMVLLAPEKIGSLLEYNIRRDLRAKKVRLHMVKNTLARKVFKENGVVVDDKYWSGTTLVAWGGDSIKDLSKAVDALMKDIVKKNPKDENKLKVKIAVADGNSVSLDQAMKMPTRLEAIGEIISMIMGPASEIAGALTGPASSVASQIASIADGKAGVEATPAA from the coding sequence ATGAGCAAGCTAGTCAAGAAGATGGAGTTGGATGCCCTGACCAAGACCTTCACCGGGGTCAAGGATATGGTGCTGCTGGCGCCCGAGAAAATCGGCTCGCTGCTCGAATACAACATCCGTAGAGACCTGCGAGCCAAGAAGGTTCGCCTTCACATGGTCAAGAATACCCTCGCTCGCAAGGTCTTCAAAGAAAACGGCGTGGTCGTCGACGACAAGTATTGGTCGGGCACGACCCTGGTCGCCTGGGGCGGCGATAGCATCAAGGACCTGAGCAAGGCCGTCGATGCCCTGATGAAGGATATCGTCAAGAAGAACCCCAAAGACGAAAACAAGCTGAAGGTCAAAATCGCGGTCGCGGACGGCAATAGCGTCTCGCTCGATCAGGCGATGAAAATGCCCACCCGGCTGGAAGCCATTGGCGAGATCATCTCCATGATCATGGGCCCGGCCTCGGAAATCGCGGGGGCTCTGACCGGACCGGCCTCTTCGGTCGCCAGCCAGATCGCCAGTATCGCCGATGGCAAAGCGGGAGTCGAAGCGACTCCGGCCGCTTAA
- a CDS encoding DHH family phosphoesterase — protein sequence MARRSADAALLNGKVHLNGKSTPGVRRSDRFLTSLAKAKQVTFISHVHPDPDSLGSMLGLAHLVERKLQLPTRITRDGIVSRAENKAMVELLNLELLPVEKIHWKAGDAVVMVDSQPNTGRHSIGKDAPLKAVIDHHETGGDLKGIPFHDIRPHIGATCTLVTKYLLEQEIDVPDRVATALLYGIETEVCGFPREATPCDDGALQFLYPLAEKNLLAQIRNARLPHSHFECLLQALQSSFIYDRLIISWVNDLPQPEQAAEVVDFMVRFEKVDWAVCGGVWENKLILSVRTSLHGAQAGEMLQRVVGRMGKAGGHDRRAGGCIRLRNDSENALDEVQARLRKRFLKELDIDEQRGQRLVPLRAMLENLQA from the coding sequence ATGGCGCGACGCAGCGCCGACGCCGCTTTGCTTAACGGCAAAGTCCATTTAAACGGGAAATCGACTCCCGGTGTTCGTCGGTCGGATCGCTTTCTGACCTCTTTGGCGAAAGCCAAGCAGGTGACTTTTATATCTCACGTGCATCCGGACCCGGATAGTCTCGGCAGCATGCTGGGATTGGCGCATCTGGTAGAACGAAAACTTCAACTTCCCACACGCATCACTCGCGATGGAATTGTGAGCCGGGCCGAGAATAAGGCCATGGTCGAACTGCTCAATCTGGAACTGCTGCCGGTAGAAAAAATTCACTGGAAAGCCGGCGACGCCGTCGTGATGGTGGATAGCCAGCCGAACACCGGCCGTCACAGCATCGGTAAAGACGCCCCCTTGAAAGCCGTGATCGATCACCACGAAACGGGTGGCGATCTCAAGGGAATTCCTTTTCACGATATTCGTCCCCATATTGGGGCCACCTGCACCTTAGTGACAAAATATCTGCTGGAACAGGAAATCGATGTTCCGGATCGCGTGGCCACGGCTCTGCTGTACGGCATCGAAACGGAAGTCTGCGGCTTTCCGCGCGAAGCCACCCCTTGCGACGATGGGGCTTTGCAATTTTTGTATCCCCTGGCCGAGAAGAATCTGCTGGCGCAGATTCGCAATGCTCGTTTGCCGCACAGCCACTTCGAATGTTTGCTGCAAGCGCTGCAAAGCTCCTTCATTTACGACCGGCTGATTATCAGCTGGGTCAACGATCTCCCACAGCCGGAACAGGCCGCCGAAGTCGTCGACTTCATGGTCCGTTTCGAGAAGGTCGACTGGGCCGTCTGCGGCGGTGTCTGGGAAAATAAGCTGATTCTTTCCGTTCGGACGTCCTTGCATGGAGCCCAGGCGGGCGAGATGCTGCAGCGTGTGGTCGGTCGAATGGGGAAAGCGGGCGGGCACGATCGCCGGGCCGGGGGCTGCATTCGTTTGCGGAACGATTCCGAGAACGCACTCGATGAAGTGCAGGCCCGACTGCGAAAACGCTTTCTGAAAGAACTCGATATCGATGAGCAACGGGGTCAGCGATTAGTGCCGCTCCGGGCCATGCTGGAAAATCTGCAAGCTTAA
- a CDS encoding WD40 repeat domain-containing protein, protein MASATKPGRLESRWKTSIEDYVVAALWSPRQHLIAAAGIGGAIFLLNPADGSVLRKLSGHEFGASSLSWHAEGSLLASCGQDGQARIWNADTGACLHELALGASWGEKVLFHPKSDLLLTTAGKKIKLWNSQGQLLQSFQDSKTTIADVVWAPKGKGFASATYGGVTLWNEDSPEPALTYPWKGSLLVIAWSPDSKMIAGGAQDASVHFWYTKDGRDLEMTGYPIKIRELSWEAKSSLLATGGGQIVTIWDCTGKGPAGSEPISLEYHELPISVLAFQNRGPRLVSGCNGGKLALWEPRAASRTLATLELSSKITALSWGKSDEKILVGCEDGSISLLLT, encoded by the coding sequence GTGGCGAGCGCGACGAAACCCGGCCGATTGGAGAGCCGCTGGAAAACCAGCATTGAAGATTACGTCGTCGCGGCCCTCTGGTCACCTCGACAGCATCTGATCGCGGCCGCCGGGATTGGCGGAGCGATCTTCCTTCTTAATCCTGCCGACGGCTCGGTTCTCCGCAAACTGTCCGGCCATGAATTCGGGGCGAGTTCCCTAAGCTGGCACGCGGAGGGATCGCTTTTGGCCAGCTGCGGTCAAGACGGCCAAGCCCGCATCTGGAATGCCGATACTGGTGCCTGCCTGCACGAACTGGCGCTCGGGGCCAGTTGGGGCGAAAAAGTCCTCTTCCATCCCAAAAGCGATTTGCTGCTTACCACGGCCGGGAAGAAAATCAAACTCTGGAATTCACAAGGCCAACTGCTTCAGTCGTTCCAGGATTCCAAAACTACTATCGCCGATGTCGTCTGGGCTCCAAAGGGCAAGGGCTTCGCCTCCGCGACGTATGGCGGCGTGACACTTTGGAATGAAGATAGCCCCGAGCCCGCGCTGACCTATCCCTGGAAGGGAAGCCTCCTCGTAATCGCCTGGTCGCCAGACAGCAAGATGATTGCCGGTGGAGCACAGGATGCGTCGGTCCATTTCTGGTACACCAAGGATGGCCGGGATCTCGAAATGACCGGCTATCCGATCAAGATCCGCGAACTCTCCTGGGAGGCTAAGAGTTCCCTGCTGGCCACGGGCGGTGGTCAGATCGTCACCATCTGGGACTGTACCGGCAAAGGCCCTGCCGGAAGCGAACCGATCAGCCTCGAGTATCACGAACTTCCCATCTCCGTTCTGGCTTTCCAGAATCGCGGCCCCCGACTCGTCTCCGGCTGCAACGGCGGAAAACTCGCCCTCTGGGAACCCCGGGCGGCCTCCCGAACTCTGGCGACGCTCGAACTCTCTTCCAAGATCACTGCGCTCTCCTGGGGGAAAAGTGATGAAAAAATCCTCGTCGGCTGCGAGGATGGAAGCATATCCCTACTTCTGACTTGA
- the csrA gene encoding carbon storage regulator CsrA yields the protein MLVLSRKKNESIVINNEITVTVIEIRGDKVRLGIVAPKDVPVHRQEVMDAIRASEAPNIKVIHSADTPN from the coding sequence ATGCTCGTCCTGTCCAGGAAGAAGAACGAAAGCATCGTCATCAACAACGAAATCACCGTCACCGTGATCGAAATTCGCGGCGATAAGGTGAGACTCGGTATCGTTGCCCCCAAGGATGTCCCGGTGCATCGCCAGGAAGTTATGGACGCTATTCGAGCTTCCGAAGCTCCCAATATCAAAGTGATTCATTCGGCCGATACCCCCAATTAG
- the rplK gene encoding 50S ribosomal protein L11, with protein sequence MAKQVTAQIKLQCPGGQATPAPPVGPALGAHGVNIGMFVKQFNDRTADNKGMMLPVVITVYSDRSFEFAIKSPPAAILLKQAVGIPIEKKKGGELLPAEEKAKKTGKYKGFKVSQKQLLEIAAKKQKDLNARDLDHAARIIAGTARSMGLTVEG encoded by the coding sequence ATGGCCAAGCAGGTAACAGCCCAGATTAAACTCCAATGCCCCGGCGGGCAAGCGACTCCGGCACCACCGGTCGGCCCCGCCTTGGGTGCTCACGGCGTGAACATCGGCATGTTCGTCAAGCAGTTCAACGACCGAACTGCGGACAACAAAGGCATGATGCTTCCCGTGGTTATCACGGTCTATTCGGACCGTTCTTTCGAATTCGCCATCAAGAGCCCGCCGGCAGCGATTCTGCTGAAGCAGGCAGTTGGCATTCCGATCGAAAAGAAAAAAGGCGGCGAACTGCTGCCGGCGGAAGAAAAAGCCAAGAAGACCGGCAAGTACAAAGGCTTCAAAGTTTCCCAGAAGCAGCTTCTGGAAATTGCCGCCAAGAAGCAGAAAGACCTCAACGCCCGAGACCTCGATCATGCGGCTCGGATTATCGCGGGCACGGCCCGCAGCATGGGCCTGACGGTCGAAGGATAA
- a CDS encoding SIR2 family NAD-dependent protein deacylase yields MDAIFEAAEHIRQARYVTVLTGAGVSAESGVPTFRASDGLWEGHHIEDVATPEGFRRNPHLVWEFYNERRNKLKQVRPNPGHYALVELEKRFAERFTLVTQNVDGLHQQAGSNTVAELHGSLYRTRCTGCKDLRIHDLEPLGELPKCQKCDRLLRPDIVWFREELPKEVWQRAYLAAQACDVFLLIGTSAVVYPAAGLAQIARNRGPAGDEGATIIEFNLEETAVSNSVDLGVYGPSGVTLPKLIEQLSMNPS; encoded by the coding sequence ATGGATGCGATCTTTGAAGCTGCCGAGCACATCCGCCAAGCCCGCTATGTCACAGTTTTGACGGGGGCCGGGGTCTCCGCCGAGAGCGGCGTCCCCACGTTCAGGGCTTCCGATGGACTCTGGGAAGGCCACCACATCGAGGATGTGGCCACCCCCGAGGGGTTTCGCCGAAACCCGCATCTCGTCTGGGAGTTCTATAACGAACGACGAAACAAATTAAAGCAAGTCCGCCCCAACCCGGGCCATTACGCCCTCGTGGAACTCGAAAAACGATTTGCGGAACGATTCACCCTGGTAACCCAAAACGTCGATGGCCTCCATCAGCAGGCCGGGTCGAACACTGTCGCCGAGCTGCACGGGAGCCTCTACCGAACCCGCTGCACCGGTTGCAAGGACCTTCGCATTCACGATCTGGAACCGCTGGGCGAACTTCCCAAATGTCAGAAATGCGACCGACTACTCCGGCCCGATATTGTCTGGTTCCGCGAAGAGTTGCCGAAGGAGGTCTGGCAACGAGCGTATCTGGCCGCGCAGGCCTGCGACGTCTTTTTACTCATTGGCACCTCGGCGGTCGTCTACCCGGCGGCCGGGCTGGCTCAGATCGCTCGCAATCGCGGGCCCGCCGGCGATGAAGGGGCGACGATCATCGAATTTAATTTGGAAGAAACCGCTGTCTCCAACTCAGTCGATCTCGGCGTCTATGGCCCCTCCGGCGTCACGCTCCCGAAGCTTATAGAACAACTCTCGATGAATCCTTCCTGA
- a CDS encoding UbiD family decarboxylase, with protein sequence MAYRNLIECVRDLERHKQLVRIDCEVDPYLEIAEIQRRLYARSGPAVLFTRVKGCRFPMLANLFGTLERTRFLFRDTLDSVRQLIEIKADPSQVMRNLWRFRRAPFTALKMLPRTRSNGAILANQCRVSELPQLVCWPNDGGAFVTLPLVLTEDPHKPGWQKSNLGMYRVQLSGNEYLPDQEIGIHYQIHRGIGVHHAHAIQAGKRLPVAVLVGGPPSLTVSAVMPLPEGLPELTFAGALGGRAIRLVKIPSRKYPGLVYTVPADVDFAILGVIDTSKTKPEGPFGDHLGYYSLRHDFPCLDVETVYHRRDAIWPFTVVGRPPQEDTSFGEFIHELTGPIIPTVIPGIKAVHAVDAAGVHPLLLAIGSERYVPYARKRKPQELLTTANAVLGLGQLSLAKFLLIVAREDDENLDIHDIPAFLAHLLQRIDWKNDLHFQTRTTIDTLDYSGSGLNEGSKVVMAAAGPVRRQLCTQVPAGLRLPADFTDPRLVLSGIVAVRGPRFEPGKPFPEFSNFPGSETCPILTIVDDSDFSSQCLNNWLWVTFTRTNPAADLHGIGEFLEQKHWGCSGPLIIDARIKPHHAPPLIEDPAVTRKVNSLATSGQPLHNLI encoded by the coding sequence ATGGCCTACCGAAATTTAATCGAATGCGTCCGCGACTTGGAACGGCATAAGCAACTGGTACGGATTGATTGCGAAGTCGATCCCTATCTGGAAATTGCGGAAATTCAGCGTCGATTGTACGCCCGGTCGGGCCCCGCCGTACTCTTCACGCGGGTCAAGGGCTGTCGGTTTCCGATGCTCGCCAACTTGTTCGGAACTCTGGAACGAACTCGTTTTCTCTTTCGCGACACTCTCGATTCCGTCCGCCAACTGATCGAAATCAAGGCCGATCCCAGTCAGGTGATGCGGAACCTTTGGCGTTTCCGCCGGGCTCCCTTCACCGCTTTAAAGATGTTGCCCCGAACCCGATCAAACGGGGCCATACTCGCTAACCAGTGCCGAGTCTCCGAGCTCCCGCAATTGGTCTGCTGGCCCAACGACGGCGGAGCGTTTGTCACTTTGCCCCTGGTTCTCACGGAAGATCCGCACAAGCCCGGCTGGCAGAAATCGAACCTGGGAATGTACCGGGTTCAGCTCTCCGGGAACGAATATCTTCCCGACCAGGAAATTGGCATCCACTATCAGATTCACCGGGGCATCGGGGTGCATCATGCTCATGCCATCCAGGCTGGGAAGCGGCTTCCCGTGGCGGTTCTGGTAGGGGGCCCTCCCAGTCTGACGGTCTCAGCTGTCATGCCGTTGCCCGAAGGATTACCGGAATTGACCTTCGCGGGGGCTTTGGGAGGGCGGGCTATACGGCTGGTAAAAATCCCCTCGCGGAAATATCCTGGCTTAGTGTACACCGTCCCGGCCGACGTCGATTTTGCGATTCTGGGCGTTATCGATACTTCCAAAACCAAGCCGGAAGGCCCTTTTGGGGACCACCTGGGCTATTACAGCCTGCGACACGATTTTCCCTGCCTGGATGTCGAAACGGTCTATCACCGTCGCGATGCCATTTGGCCCTTTACTGTCGTGGGCCGACCCCCTCAAGAGGATACTTCCTTTGGGGAATTCATCCACGAACTGACAGGACCTATCATCCCCACAGTAATCCCGGGAATAAAAGCCGTACATGCCGTGGATGCGGCTGGAGTTCATCCTCTGCTGTTAGCCATCGGCAGCGAACGATATGTGCCCTATGCTCGCAAGCGTAAACCTCAGGAGTTGCTCACCACGGCCAATGCTGTACTTGGGCTAGGGCAACTCTCGCTGGCCAAATTCTTACTCATCGTGGCCCGCGAAGATGATGAAAATTTGGACATCCACGATATCCCGGCTTTTCTTGCGCATCTTTTGCAGCGGATCGACTGGAAAAACGACCTTCATTTCCAGACTCGAACAACTATTGATACTCTCGATTATTCCGGAAGCGGCTTGAACGAAGGTTCCAAAGTGGTGATGGCCGCGGCCGGGCCGGTGCGACGCCAACTCTGCACGCAAGTTCCAGCAGGTTTGAGACTTCCCGCCGATTTTACCGATCCGCGCCTGGTGCTGTCGGGCATCGTGGCTGTGCGCGGCCCGCGCTTCGAACCGGGTAAGCCGTTCCCGGAGTTCTCCAATTTTCCGGGTTCGGAAACCTGCCCAATCCTGACAATTGTGGACGATAGCGATTTCTCCAGCCAATGTTTGAACAACTGGCTCTGGGTCACTTTCACCCGAACCAACCCGGCCGCGGACCTCCATGGAATCGGCGAGTTTCTCGAACAGAAACATTGGGGCTGTAGCGGGCCGTTGATCATCGACGCGCGGATCAAGCCGCACCACGCTCCCCCTCTGATTGAGGACCCGGCGGTCACGCGAAAAGTCAACTCCCTGGCAACCTCGGGACAACCCTTACACAACTTGATCTGA
- a CDS encoding AI-2E family transporter, whose protein sequence is MNLKLTIATRAGLGIGAMLGTATALYLGRSIFIPLVIAILLAAMLWPFASWLHHRLKFTWTFSAFAAISVLILLNGAIFSAFAITVPRVLQEIPRPSDAEGQKEIYSRVREKLSLLVPDDARLSKAFPKDPDESSVFEYARKFLTGEYITNKILELTQIGTSWLVQSLLILFILLFLLLEGEMLARRIKEIFGPSNTTRAAVTATLMEMAEAVRTYLIWRTLVNAGLGLFLGTIYQLIGLHEPWTWGLFTMVLCYVPYLGTLVAGLPPILDAFFSLSPWAALGIMVFYVMVVTFEGYVIVPVVMGRSMSLNATTVLLTCLFWDLVWGTPGLFLAMPIMAAVKAVLMHVEGYEAWGNLMSTESAVEHAAKHPTHKIATSSRSELVETSDSIPSSPKI, encoded by the coding sequence ATGAATCTCAAACTGACGATCGCAACACGCGCCGGTCTGGGTATTGGGGCCATGCTGGGAACGGCAACCGCCCTTTACCTGGGTCGATCGATCTTCATACCGCTGGTCATCGCCATTCTGCTGGCCGCGATGCTCTGGCCCTTCGCCAGCTGGCTGCATCATCGCCTGAAATTTACCTGGACCTTCTCCGCCTTTGCCGCCATCAGCGTTTTGATTCTTCTGAACGGGGCGATCTTCTCTGCCTTCGCCATCACGGTTCCGCGGGTCTTACAGGAGATCCCGCGCCCCAGCGACGCAGAGGGGCAGAAAGAGATCTACTCCCGAGTCCGTGAGAAACTTTCGCTGCTCGTACCGGATGATGCCCGACTCAGTAAAGCCTTCCCCAAAGATCCCGATGAATCCTCGGTCTTTGAGTATGCCCGCAAGTTTCTGACGGGCGAATACATCACTAACAAAATCCTGGAACTCACCCAGATTGGTACTTCCTGGCTCGTGCAAAGCCTATTGATCCTGTTCATTCTGCTCTTTCTCCTGCTCGAAGGAGAAATGCTCGCTCGCCGGATCAAAGAGATATTCGGCCCCTCCAACACTACCCGGGCGGCGGTTACCGCCACTCTTATGGAAATGGCGGAGGCGGTGCGTACCTACCTGATCTGGCGAACGCTCGTGAATGCCGGGCTCGGATTATTTCTCGGCACTATCTACCAGCTGATTGGTTTGCACGAACCCTGGACCTGGGGTCTCTTTACCATGGTCCTCTGCTACGTTCCTTACCTGGGGACACTCGTCGCCGGCCTGCCACCCATTCTCGATGCCTTTTTCTCTCTGTCCCCCTGGGCAGCGTTGGGAATTATGGTTTTCTACGTAATGGTTGTGACCTTCGAGGGGTACGTCATAGTGCCGGTCGTGATGGGACGCAGCATGTCGCTGAACGCTACCACCGTTCTTTTGACCTGCCTTTTCTGGGATTTGGTCTGGGGGACCCCGGGATTATTCCTGGCGATGCCCATCATGGCCGCAGTTAAAGCCGTTTTAATGCATGTGGAAGGATACGAAGCTTGGGGGAACCTGATGAGCACCGAATCGGCCGTGGAGCATGCCGCCAAGCACCCAACTCACAAAATTGCGACCTCCAGTCGATCGGAGCTAGTGGAAACCAGCGATTCGATCCCTTCTAGCCCGAAAATCTAA
- the rplA gene encoding 50S ribosomal protein L1, whose product MADEVKKPEAEATATVAPSGQAPVASEGRNKKKRPGVPPRRGKKLRNLLKNQETKLSKEKGQTVKKAIATLKSIKRAKFDETVEVHIKLGVDTTQSDQMVRGSVPLPHGIGKSVRIVVFCQGDNVAKAKAAGADFAGSDDIIEKITKENWLDFDVAIATQDMMGKVSRLGKVLGPRNLMPTPKAGTVIPASGDIAAAIKEFKAGKVEYRADKGGNVHAGVGKLSFDEDKLVENIAAFVDQVKAARPTGVKGNYVENVTISATMSPGIAVGF is encoded by the coding sequence ATGGCTGATGAAGTAAAAAAACCGGAAGCTGAAGCCACTGCCACTGTGGCCCCCTCGGGTCAGGCTCCCGTTGCCAGTGAAGGTCGAAACAAGAAGAAACGCCCGGGTGTCCCGCCCCGACGCGGCAAAAAGCTGCGAAACCTGCTGAAGAACCAGGAAACCAAGCTGAGCAAGGAAAAGGGGCAGACCGTCAAGAAGGCGATCGCCACCCTGAAGTCAATCAAGCGAGCCAAGTTCGACGAGACCGTTGAAGTTCACATCAAATTGGGTGTGGATACGACGCAGAGCGACCAGATGGTTCGCGGTAGCGTGCCGCTGCCCCACGGCATCGGCAAGTCGGTTCGCATCGTTGTGTTCTGCCAGGGCGATAACGTGGCCAAGGCGAAAGCCGCCGGAGCCGACTTCGCGGGCAGCGACGATATCATCGAAAAGATCACCAAGGAAAACTGGCTCGACTTCGATGTCGCCATCGCGACTCAGGACATGATGGGCAAGGTCAGCCGCCTCGGTAAGGTCCTCGGGCCACGTAACTTGATGCCGACTCCCAAGGCCGGCACAGTGATTCCGGCTTCGGGCGATATCGCCGCCGCCATCAAGGAATTCAAGGCCGGTAAGGTGGAGTACCGAGCGGACAAGGGCGGCAACGTTCACGCCGGTGTGGGCAAGCTGAGCTTCGATGAAGACAAGCTGGTCGAAAACATCGCGGCTTTTGTCGATCAGGTGAAAGCGGCCCGTCCCACGGGTGTGAAGGGCAACTATGTGGAGAACGTCACTATCTCCGCAACCATGAGCCCGGGCATCGCCGTCGGTTTCTAA
- the folD gene encoding bifunctional methylenetetrahydrofolate dehydrogenase/methenyltetrahydrofolate cyclohydrolase FolD has protein sequence MPARKIEGIRLAKVIKAEIALEVARRVADGKHPPGLAAVLVGENPASQVYVRNKRKACEEAGLNSWLHHLPADTTQEELLKLVHTLNQDPKVNGILVQLPLPKHIDEETILRAVTPLKDVDSFHPENVGLLMTGHPRFMPCTPFGVLQMLKRSDIETAGKRVVILGRSNIVGKPLALMMMQKPSDANPHAGDATVTVAHRGTKHLKEICQQAEILIAAIGVPNFVTAQMVQPGAVVIDVGINSVNGKLCGDVDPEVGEVAAALSPVPGGVGPMTIAMLLQNTLKAATIHQT, from the coding sequence ATGCCTGCACGCAAGATCGAAGGAATCAGACTGGCGAAGGTGATCAAAGCGGAAATCGCTCTGGAAGTCGCCCGGCGGGTGGCCGACGGCAAACATCCCCCGGGATTAGCGGCCGTGCTAGTCGGCGAAAATCCTGCCAGTCAGGTTTACGTGCGCAACAAGCGAAAGGCCTGCGAAGAAGCCGGGCTGAACAGCTGGCTGCATCATCTGCCCGCTGACACCACTCAGGAAGAACTGCTCAAACTGGTTCACACGCTCAACCAGGATCCGAAGGTCAACGGCATCCTGGTTCAACTGCCCTTACCCAAACACATCGACGAAGAGACCATCCTCCGCGCCGTCACACCCTTGAAGGATGTCGACTCATTTCATCCGGAAAATGTCGGGCTCCTGATGACTGGCCATCCGCGATTCATGCCCTGCACCCCGTTCGGTGTCCTGCAGATGCTGAAACGCTCGGATATCGAAACGGCCGGCAAACGGGTCGTCATCCTCGGCCGCAGCAATATCGTCGGCAAACCCCTGGCGCTGATGATGATGCAAAAACCCTCCGATGCGAATCCTCATGCCGGGGATGCCACGGTCACCGTCGCCCATCGCGGCACCAAGCATCTCAAGGAAATCTGCCAACAGGCGGAAATATTGATTGCGGCCATCGGAGTACCGAATTTTGTCACGGCCCAGATGGTTCAGCCGGGGGCCGTCGTCATAGATGTGGGAATCAATTCGGTGAACGGCAAACTTTGCGGGGATGTCGATCCAGAAGTTGGCGAGGTCGCAGCGGCTTTGTCGCCGGTACCCGGGGGGGTTGGCCCAATGACCATTGCAATGTTATTGCAAAATACTTTGAAAGCGGCCACAATACACCAAACTTAG
- a CDS encoding 3-keto-disaccharide hydrolase, which yields MRRLFFGLALLASASIMAYSSNSTAQEKQKTDKVRAYLQPKEAGPDFENQGEYVGEVTENGKTEKVGLQLISKGDGKFQGRILRDGLPGDGWNGKDSLAITGLTNGDKVELDFDLKGEKNQVGTVSGGQAVLKKGEISLTLKKVERKSPTLGAKPPEGALVLFDKPEDLKANWNGGKIAELPDGKFLQVAGNVKTKKAFTNYKMHVEFRLPYMPRSSGQGRGNSGVYMQDRYEIQVLDSFALKGENNECGGIYTIAAPKVNMCLPPLQWQTYDIEFKAAEYDSAGKKTKNAHVTVSQNGTLIQENQEIPKSTGGGQDESPKPGPIQLQDHGDPVVYRNIWIVEQK from the coding sequence ATGCGTCGACTCTTCTTCGGCCTGGCCCTGCTGGCTTCGGCTTCCATCATGGCTTACAGCTCCAACTCCACAGCCCAGGAAAAGCAGAAAACGGACAAAGTCCGCGCGTATCTGCAACCCAAGGAGGCCGGACCCGACTTTGAAAATCAGGGAGAATACGTCGGCGAAGTTACTGAAAACGGCAAGACCGAGAAAGTCGGCCTGCAGCTCATCAGTAAAGGCGATGGCAAGTTCCAGGGCCGAATTCTTCGCGATGGTCTGCCGGGCGACGGATGGAACGGCAAGGATAGTCTGGCGATTACTGGACTAACCAACGGCGACAAGGTGGAATTAGACTTCGATCTGAAGGGGGAAAAAAATCAGGTCGGGACCGTTTCGGGTGGCCAGGCAGTGCTGAAAAAAGGAGAAATCAGCCTGACATTGAAGAAGGTCGAGCGGAAGTCCCCCACTCTCGGAGCCAAACCTCCCGAAGGAGCTCTCGTCTTATTCGATAAACCGGAAGATTTGAAAGCCAACTGGAACGGCGGCAAAATCGCCGAGTTACCCGATGGTAAATTCCTGCAAGTGGCGGGAAATGTGAAGACGAAGAAAGCCTTCACGAATTACAAGATGCACGTCGAATTCCGACTGCCCTACATGCCGCGTTCCAGTGGTCAGGGCCGGGGCAATAGCGGCGTCTACATGCAGGATCGTTATGAAATTCAGGTTCTCGACAGTTTTGCCCTCAAAGGCGAAAACAATGAATGCGGTGGTATCTACACCATCGCCGCCCCGAAAGTGAATATGTGCCTGCCGCCGCTGCAATGGCAGACGTACGATATCGAATTCAAAGCGGCCGAATACGACTCCGCCGGGAAGAAAACCAAAAATGCGCATGTGACCGTTTCCCAGAACGGGACCCTCATCCAGGAAAATCAGGAAATTCCCAAATCAACTGGGGGCGGCCAGGATGAAAGCCCCAAACCGGGCCCGATCCAGTTACAGGATCACGGCGACCCGGTGGTTTATCGCAATATCTGGATCGTGGAGCAGAAATAG